In Anas platyrhynchos isolate ZD024472 breed Pekin duck chromosome 7, IASCAAS_PekinDuck_T2T, whole genome shotgun sequence, one genomic interval encodes:
- the LYPD6B gene encoding ly6/PLAUR domain-containing protein 6B, translating to MLLFCHALVGAFLPFFVLSGNWVSAKNINFYNVRPPVDPTPFPNSFKCFTCDNAVDNYNCNRWAEDRWCPESTQYCLTVHLFTDHGKSMSVTKKCATGEECHFVGCHHHRESGHTECVSCCEGMICNVEIPTNHTNAVFAVLHARRTSDGSRWTVNIAVLVSVVMIALS from the exons ATGTTGTTATTCTGTCACGCGCTGGTTGGAGCTTTTCTTCCGTTCTTCGTCCTTTCAGGGAACTGGGTTTCAGCAAAGAACATCAACTTCTACAATGTGAGGCCTCCAGTAGACC CCACTCCATTTCCAAACAGTTTTAAGTGCTTTACCTGCGATAATGCGGTGGACAACTACAACTGTAACAGATGGGCTGAAGATAGATGGTGTCCCGAAA gTACTCAGTACTGTCTGACAGTTCATCTCTTCACAGACCATGGGAAGAGTATGTCAGTCACCAAAAAATGTGCTACTGGAGAGGAGTGCCATTTTGTAGGCTGCCATCATCACAGAGAAAGCGGTCACACA GAATGTGTTTCTTGCTGTGAAGGCATGATTTGCAACGTAGAGATCCCAACCAATCACACAAATGCAGTATTTGCTGTCTTGCACGCGCGGAGAACGTCGGATGGCAGCAGGTGGACAGTGAACATCGCAGTGCTTGTGTCAGTCGTGATGATTGCCTTGTCGTGA